CGCCGCCAGTATCATAAACATCGCCAGGCGGCGTTCATTGTGAAAACGACGCACCATACGCCGCCCGAGCACATCAAAATAGCCGCTCAGTTCAACGCCCTTGGTCAGCAACATCAGCCCGCTCAGGGTGATAATGGTGTGCCAGTCAATTGCCCCTGGCCAGCGTGCAGGCGCGAACGGAACGAAGAAGCAAAGCACAACGCCAATGATCAACAGCAGATGAAGAAAATGGTCGCGCGCCAGTGCGCGAAACAGCGGTATGTTCATTCAGAAGGCAGCCCGTGTTGCAGGGTAAAACGGCGGAAACAGTCGAGGGTTTCCTGGCTGACGTGGTGCTCCATCCCTTCCGCATCGCGGCGGGCAATCTCCGGGCTGACGCCAAGCACCAGCAGAAAACTTTCCACGATTTGATGGCGCTCGCGGCTCTCCTGCGCCAGCTTCTCCCCTTCCGGCGTCAGAAAAACACCGCGCCACGGGATCTGCTCAATCAAGCCGACGGTCGCCAGCTTTTTCAGCATTTTTGCCACGGTAGGCTGCGAAACGCCAAGACGCGCCGCCATATCCACCTGGCGGGCTTCGCCCACTTCGCGAATTAAATCGGAAATCAGTTCAACGTAGTCGTCAATCAGCTCGCGACGATGCGCTTCGCGCACCTGCCGAAAGCCCTCGACATGTTCTTCAACATTTACCAGCGTCACTTTTTTTATTGTTGGATTCGCTGCGCGACGGTTCATTGTGCTTCCTCTGACAGTGTGACGCGGTGCTACATCATATAAGAGAAGCGCCATTGTAAACCATTCGTGAATCAGCACAAAAAATTAACGCATTAGCCATAGCTATAAAATATAGCCTGTGCTATATCTGTATGTAATGCGTTCACCTTTCACGGAGCGAAGGGCCACGAAAGCGTAAGGAGGTTCCGATGAATGAGTTCAAGAGGTGCATGCTTGTGTTTAGTCACTCTCCCTTTAAAGTCCGTTTAATGCTGCTGAATATGCTGTGCGATATCATCAACGGCAAACCGCAGCAGACCCGGACAAACCTACCCACTAATGCGGCGTCGCGGTACGCCGCTTCATTTTTCTGTCACAATCCCCCGTCATACTGGTCGTTTTGTCTAAAAATTCGCGTGTTTTTGCTGGATTTGCAATCACCCTCTCAAAACAACCGCTTAGCCGGTGTTGACCTTCGTTGCGCCTCGCTCTATCTTTGCGCTGCCCTGCACAAATTGCGGCTCGCAGAAGCGGACCACATCCCCTCTCCACGCACTGTCCGGCAGGTTTTGACCCTTACGCCAGGGTGAGCACATGGCGGTTTCGCGATAGTCATCAATGAGCCTAATTCTGAAAGAATCCGCTGCATTTCGCAGCCAGACCGTCAATCCGTGGACGGGTTTCTATTTTCTCCAGTCG
The Kosakonia oryzae genome window above contains:
- the mntR gene encoding manganese-binding transcriptional regulator MntR, with amino-acid sequence MNRRAANPTIKKVTLVNVEEHVEGFRQVREAHRRELIDDYVELISDLIREVGEARQVDMAARLGVSQPTVAKMLKKLATVGLIEQIPWRGVFLTPEGEKLAQESRERHQIVESFLLVLGVSPEIARRDAEGMEHHVSQETLDCFRRFTLQHGLPSE